A single window of Zea mays cultivar B73 chromosome 10, Zm-B73-REFERENCE-NAM-5.0, whole genome shotgun sequence DNA harbors:
- the LOC103642231 gene encoding glycosyltransferase BC10: protein MVMKPGGTLKSRRGSAGDEEEAYIVGFPVTPRKDYCWSSWLLKAVVVLVMLMAGVFIGLSANVNVSRYYYYSSIGSSSPLLSSSSSLQAGSSGNNNGDVVAASTASRSCRNNNTKKKRIQQKVTAAVLLDFRGFVDPGPTWGHSMSDPELFWRASMAPRVEEYPFQRVPKVAFLFLTRGPLPFAPLWERFFHGHEGLYSVYVHALPGYAGRYRPSSPFHGRQIPSGEVSWGSITLVDAEKRLLANALLDWSNQRFVLVSESCVPVFNFRTVYEYLVNSAMSYVESYNIDVPQCAGRYNPQMAPEVLEEHWRKGSEWFEMSRDLAVDVVADQRYYALFRRHCTPSCYPDEHYIPTFLHLRHGARNANRTVTWVDWSRGGPHPARFGKAATTADLMAAIRSNGTLCLYNGKPTTVCYLFARKFAPSALPMLLNFSNTLLDF, encoded by the coding sequence ATGGTGATGAAGCCGGGCGGCACCCTCAAGTCCCGGCGAGGCAGTGCCGGGGACGAGGAGGAGGCCTACATCGTCGGCTTCCCGGTGACCCCGCGCAAAGACTACTGCTGGTCGTCGTGGCTGCTCAAGGCCGTGGTGGTGCTGGTGATGCTGATGGCCGGCGTGTTCATCGGGCTGTCGGCCAACGTCAACGTGTCGCGCTACTACTACTACAGCAGCATTGGGTCCTCGTCACCCTTGTTATCTTCTTCCTCTTCCCTGCAGGCCGGCAGCAGTGGTAATAATAATGGCGATGTCGTGGCTGCTTCCACCGCGAGCCGCAGCTGCAGGAATAATAATACTAAGAAGAAGAGGATCCAGCAGAAGGTGACGGCGGCGGTGCTTCTGGACTTCCGTGGTTTCGTGGATCCCGGCCCGACATGGGGCCACTCGATGTCGGACCCTGAGCTGTTCTGGCGGGCGTCCATGGCGCCGCGCGTGGAGGAGTACCCGTTCCAGCGCGTGCCCAAGGTGGCGTTCCTCTTCCTGACGCGCGGGCCGCTGCCGTTCGCGCCGCTGTGGGAGCGCTTCTTCCACGGCCACGAGGGGCTCTACTCGGTGTACGTGCACGCGCTGCCAGGCTACGCAGGGCGCTACCGGCCGTCTTCGCCGTTCCACGGGCGGCAGATCCCGAGCGGGGAGGTGTCGTGGGGCTCCATCACGCTGGTGGACGCGGAGAAGCGGCTGCTGGCGAACGCGCTGCTGGACTGGTCCAACCAGCGATTCGTGCTGGTGTCCGAGAGCTGCGTGCCGGTGTTCAACTTCCGGACGGTGTACGAGTACCTGGTGAACTCGGCGATGAGCTACGTGGAGTCCTACAACATCGATGTGCCCCAGTGCGCGGGGCGGTACAACCCGCAGATGGCGCCGGAGGTGCTGGAGGAGCACTGGCGCAAGGGCTCCGAGTGGTTCGAGATGAGCCGGGACCTGGCCGTCGACGTGGTGGCGGACCAGCGCTACTACGCGCTGTTCCGGCGCCACTGCACGCCGTCGTGCTACCCGGACGAGCACTACATCCCGACGTTCCTGCACCTGCGGCACGGCGCGCGCAACGCCAACCGGACGGTCACCTGGGTGGACTGGTCGCGAGGGGGGCCGCACCCGGCGCGCTTCGGCAAGGCTGCCACCACGGCCGACCTCATGGCCGCCATCCGGAGCAACGGCACGCTGTGCCTCTACAACGGCAAGCCCACCACGGTCTGCTACCTCTTCGCCAGGAAGTTCGCGCCCAGCGCGCTGCCCATGCTGCTCAACTTCAGCAACACGCTGCTAGACTTCTGA
- the LOC103642232 gene encoding Endoglucanase 12: protein MYSANHWGGSFEIADGAAEDDHSRNMDLDRGALSARQHHELDETQQSWLLGPPEAKKKDKYVDLGCIVVKRKMLWWALWCVVAAFVLIGLPIIIAKSIPHKKPGPPPPDQYTDALHKALLFFNAQKSGHLPKNNGIKWRGNSGLSDGSDAKDVKGGLVGGYYDAGDNIKFHFPMAFSMTLLSWSVIEYSAKYKAMGEYDHVRELIKWGTDYLLLTFNSSASTIDKLYAQVGTAKINGSRPDDHYCWNRPEDMAYPRPSLSVSSAPDLGGEVAAALAAASIVFRDNATYSKKLSQGAATVYKFARQSGRRTPYSLRQPDIEYYYNSTSYWDEYMWSAAWMYYATGNNSYLTFATDPRLPKNAKAFFNILDFSVFSWDNKLPGAQLLLSRLRMFLNPGYPYEESLAGYHNATSLNMCMYFPRFAAFNFTKGGMALFNHGRGQPLQYVVANSFIAALYADYMEAVNVPGWYCGPNFMTTNDLREFARSQINYILGDNPKKMSYVVGFGSKYPRHVHHRGASTPHNGVKYSCTGGYKWRDSKKADPNLLGGAMVGGPDKNDGFKDSRNTFGQNEPTLVGNAGLVAALVALTSSGRGVGVTAVDKNTMFSAVPPMFPAAPPPPSSWKP from the exons ATGTATTCGGCCAACCACTGGGGCGGCTCGTTCGAGATCGCCGATGGCGCGGCGGAGGACGACCACAGCCGCAACATGGACCTGGACCGCGGCGCGCTCTCGGCGCGGCAGCACCACGAGCTGGACGAGACCCAGCAGAGCTGGCTGCTGGGCCCGCCGGAGGCCAAGAAGAAGGACAAGTACGTGGACCTCGGTTGCATCGTCGTCAAGCGCAAGATGCTCTGGTGGGCCTTGTGGTGCGTCGTCGCCGCTTTCGTCCTCATCGGCCTCCCCATCATCATCGCCAAGTCCATCCCGCACAAGAAGCCAGGCCCGCCGCCGCCAGATCAGTACACAGATGCGCTGCACAAGGCGCTCCTCTTCTTCAATGCCCAGAAAT CCGGCCACCTTCCCAAGAACAATGGCATCAAGTGGCGCGGGAACTCTGGCCTGTCAGACGGCTCCGACGCCAAGGACGTCAAGGGTGGCCTCGTCGGCGGCTACTACGACGCTGGCGACAACATCAAGTTCCACTTCCCGATGGCCTTCTCCATGACGCTGCTGAGCTGGTCGGTGATCGAGTACAGCGCCAAGTACAAGGCCATGGGGGAGTATGACCATGTCAGGGAGCTCATCAAGTGGGGCACCGACTATCTGCTGCTCACCTTCAACTCATCTGCTTCCACCATCGACAAGTTATACGCTCAG GTGGGTACTGCTAAGATCAACGGCAGCCGGCCGGACGACCATTACTGCTGGAACCGGCCGGAGGACATGGCATATCCTCGCCCTTCACTGTCCGTGAGCTCCGCCCCTGATCTGGGTGGCGAGGTCGCCGCTGCCCTGGCGGCCGCCTCCATCGTGTTCCGCGACAACGCCACCTACTCCAAGAAGCTCAGCCAGGGCGCGGCCACCGTGTACAAGTTCGCGCGGCAGTCGGGTCGGCGCACCCCCTACTCGCTCCGTCAGCCGGACATCGAGTACTACTACAACTCCACCAGCTACTGGGACGAGTACATGTGGAGCGCGGCGTGGATGTACTACGCCACGGGCAACAACAGCTACCTCACCTTCGCCACCGACCCGCGGCTGCCCAAGAACGCCAAGGCCTTCTTCAACATCCTCGACTTCTCCGTGTTCAGCTGGGACAACAAGCTCCCGGGCGCCCAGCTGCTGCTGTCGCGGCTGCGCATGTTCCTCAACCCCGGCTACCCGTACGAGGAGTCGCTCGCCGGCTACCACAACGCCACCAGCCTCAACATGTGCATGTACTTCCCGCGCTTCGCCGCCTTCAACTTCACCAAGGGCGGGATGGCGCTCTTCAACCACGGCAGGGGGCAGCCGCTGCAGTACGTCGTCGCCAACTCCTTCATCGCTGCGCTCTACGCCGACTACATGGAGGCCGTCAACGTCCCCGGCTGGTACTGCGGTCCAAACTTCATGACCACCAACGACCTCCGTGAGTTCGCCAGGTCTCAGATCAACTACATTCTCGGTGACAACCCCAAGAAGATGAGCTACGTGGTTGGGTTCGGCAGCAAGTACCCACGGCACGTGCACCACCGTGGCGCGTCCACGCCGCACAACGGCGTCAAGTACTCGTGCACCGGCGGCTACAAGTGGCGCGACAGCAAGAAAGCGGACCCCAACCTGCTGGGGGGCGCCATGGTCGGCGGGCCCGACAAGAACGACGGCTTCAAGGACTCGCGCAACACCTTCGGGCAGAACGAGCCGACGCTGGTAGGCAACGCCGGCCTCGTCGCGGCCCTGGTGGCTCTCACCAGCAGCGGCAGGGGAGTCGGCGTAACCGCCGTCGACAAGAACACCATGTTCTCCGCCGTGCCGCCAATGTTCCCCGCCGCGCCGCCACCACCGTCATCATGGAAGCCATGA